The following are encoded in a window of Lentimicrobiaceae bacterium genomic DNA:
- a CDS encoding pyridoxal phosphate-dependent aminotransferase, whose amino-acid sequence MKDTPINYEAVSRIIKELNLNGKVEKASIREIKKLINCIENETGERFVRMEMGVPGLPPSQIGIDAEIKALKTGIAAIYPDIEGIPELKEEASLFIKMFININVSPEGCIPTVGSMQAGFASFLTLSRIHEGRDTTLFIDPGFPVHKQQHHVLGLKYESFDVYNYRGKKLREKLESYFCKGNIHSMLYSNPNNPSWICFTDEELRTIGELATKYNIVVLEDLAYFAMDFRKDYSHPGQPPYQPSVANYTDNYILFISSSKAFSYAGQRIGIMAISDHLFHSRFPKLLQYYSFDVFGKAMIYGTVYALSSGTSHSPQYALAAMFKAANDGKLNFVDSVKEYGEKAHIMKQLFTDNGFTIVYDKDNGYPIADGFYFTISYPGMTGAQLIEELLYYGISAISLAITGSEHTEGLRACVSLVQRNQFPDLEFRLKKFKEHHPIN is encoded by the coding sequence ATGAAAGATACACCCATAAATTACGAGGCTGTCAGCCGTATAATCAAAGAATTAAATTTGAATGGTAAAGTAGAAAAAGCTTCCATCCGTGAAATTAAAAAGCTCATCAATTGTATCGAAAACGAAACTGGAGAACGTTTTGTGCGAATGGAAATGGGAGTTCCGGGGCTTCCGCCATCGCAAATAGGCATTGATGCAGAAATAAAAGCCCTAAAAACAGGAATTGCCGCCATCTACCCCGACATTGAAGGCATACCCGAATTGAAAGAAGAGGCTTCGCTGTTTATTAAAATGTTTATTAACATCAATGTTAGTCCCGAAGGTTGCATCCCCACGGTAGGCTCCATGCAGGCAGGATTTGCTTCCTTTCTTACCCTTTCACGGATACATGAGGGCAGAGATACTACCCTGTTCATTGACCCCGGTTTTCCCGTACACAAACAGCAGCACCATGTATTAGGTCTTAAATATGAAAGCTTCGACGTGTATAATTACAGGGGCAAAAAACTGCGCGAAAAACTGGAATCGTATTTTTGCAAAGGGAATATCCATTCCATGCTGTACTCCAACCCCAATAATCCCTCCTGGATTTGTTTTACCGACGAAGAATTGCGCACCATTGGTGAACTGGCAACAAAATACAACATCGTTGTACTGGAAGACCTTGCTTACTTTGCGATGGATTTCCGGAAAGATTATTCACATCCCGGACAACCGCCTTACCAGCCTTCGGTAGCTAATTACACAGACAACTACATACTTTTTATTTCCAGTTCCAAAGCATTTAGTTATGCCGGACAGCGTATCGGCATTATGGCAATTTCCGACCATTTATTTCACTCCCGTTTTCCCAAGTTATTGCAATATTATTCGTTCGACGTCTTCGGAAAAGCCATGATATATGGTACTGTATATGCATTAAGTTCTGGCACTTCCCATTCGCCGCAATATGCGCTCGCCGCCATGTTTAAAGCCGCCAACGACGGGAAGTTAAATTTTGTTGACAGTGTTAAAGAATACGGCGAAAAAGCCCATATCATGAAACAATTATTCACCGATAACGGGTTCACCATTGTGTACGACAAAGATAATGGATACCCCATTGCCGATGGTTTCTATTTTACCATTTCCTATCCCGGAATGACCGGAGCGCAACTGATTGAAGAATTGCTTTATTATGGCATCAGCGCCATTTCGCTTGCCATTACCGGAAGCGAACATACTGAAGGACTTCGCGCCTGTGTTTCCCTGGTACAGCGTAACCAATTTCCCGACCTGGAATTTCGTTTGAAAAAATTCAAGGAACATCATCCCATCAATTAA
- a CDS encoding glycoside hydrolase family 2 protein yields MNSLRNLALPLILTLLFGQAFAQKENPFVKKTELNQHWQFKRAGGSKWLQATVPGCVHTDLLNNKQIEDPFFGENEKKVQWIENEDWEYQCSFVVDSTMLNFQHIELVFEGLDTYASMMLNGIPLLQADNMFCTWSENVTKRLKKGTNTIFIRFSSPVRLGKLKAMKLPYTLPGDEKVFTRKAAYHFGWDWGPRLVTTGVWKPVYLFAWNDFVLRQAQIQQQKLTPDSAILNANLEIESTQEQNITIKISDTVSGEVYSETSVKLFPGINEKSISFLIHSPKLWWTNGLGKPFLYNIQITLNKTTTERQDTVIRTGLRKLEIIRQTDSTGNGFYVQLNGVPIFMKGANYIPSDNFLARTGKETYSRIIQSAKQANMNMLRVWGGGIYENDEFYNLCDENGILVWQDFMFACSMYPGDSAFVENVKAEAIDNITRLRNHPCLALWCGNNEMSEGWHNWGWQKQYRYSKKDSANIWHNYQKIFEEMLPALVYEFDSGRYYHPSSPTYGWGRKESLTHDDSHYWGVWWGMEPFSVYRKKIGHFMSEYGFQGFPSMQTIDSFTSPTDRFLYSDVLKVHQKHQTGFETIQTYLERDYRQPKDFESYTYVSQLLQAEGMRTAIEAHRRAKPYCMGTLYWQLNDCWPVVSWSSVDYLGRWKALHYFAKKTYENVILSTVEEGGKVNVYAVSDRLQDLPAKLELKLMDFDGKVYKKIIQQVNVPANSSKILFTFSADEYIDSSLKNNILLQANLSNDDAVIAKNIFYFLPIKKLNLPNPEISYTIVPHGDGFQIKLKSKNLVKNAFLSLSKGKGFFSDNYFDILPGEEIIITYHTQDMIENIDKKIKIASVFSSY; encoded by the coding sequence TTGAATAGTCTTAGAAACCTTGCACTTCCGCTTATTCTCACTTTGTTGTTTGGACAAGCCTTTGCCCAAAAGGAAAATCCTTTTGTAAAAAAAACAGAGTTAAACCAGCACTGGCAGTTTAAACGCGCTGGCGGAAGCAAATGGCTGCAAGCTACTGTCCCCGGTTGTGTACATACAGATTTGTTGAATAATAAGCAGATTGAAGATCCTTTCTTTGGTGAGAATGAAAAGAAGGTTCAATGGATAGAAAACGAAGACTGGGAATACCAATGTAGTTTTGTTGTTGACAGCACCATGCTTAATTTTCAGCATATCGAATTGGTGTTTGAAGGACTGGATACCTATGCCAGTATGATGCTGAACGGGATTCCATTGCTTCAGGCAGATAATATGTTTTGTACCTGGAGCGAAAACGTAACCAAACGGCTAAAGAAAGGCACCAATACCATCTTTATCCGTTTTTCTTCGCCGGTAAGGCTGGGAAAACTAAAAGCCATGAAACTTCCTTACACCCTTCCGGGAGATGAAAAGGTTTTTACCCGCAAAGCTGCTTATCATTTCGGATGGGACTGGGGACCACGTCTGGTTACCACAGGTGTCTGGAAACCAGTTTACCTGTTTGCATGGAATGATTTCGTTTTACGCCAGGCGCAAATCCAACAACAAAAACTTACTCCTGATTCTGCAATATTAAATGCCAATCTTGAAATTGAATCTACTCAAGAACAAAATATCACCATTAAAATTTCTGATACCGTTTCTGGAGAAGTATATTCAGAAACATCAGTAAAACTTTTCCCCGGAATCAATGAAAAGAGTATTTCCTTTCTGATTCACAGCCCCAAACTATGGTGGACTAACGGTTTGGGGAAACCTTTTCTTTACAATATTCAAATTACATTAAATAAAACTACCACAGAAAGGCAGGATACCGTTATCAGAACCGGGCTTCGCAAGCTGGAAATCATCCGGCAAACGGATAGCACAGGAAACGGATTTTATGTGCAGTTAAATGGTGTTCCTATTTTTATGAAAGGTGCCAATTATATCCCCTCGGATAATTTTTTAGCCCGTACCGGAAAAGAAACTTATTCACGAATCATTCAATCTGCGAAGCAAGCAAACATGAATATGCTTCGCGTGTGGGGTGGTGGCATTTACGAAAATGATGAATTCTACAATCTCTGCGACGAAAACGGCATCCTTGTGTGGCAGGATTTTATGTTTGCCTGTAGTATGTATCCGGGCGACAGTGCTTTTGTGGAAAATGTGAAAGCCGAAGCCATTGACAACATCACAAGACTAAGAAATCATCCCTGCCTGGCACTTTGGTGTGGCAACAACGAGATGAGCGAAGGCTGGCACAACTGGGGTTGGCAAAAACAGTACCGTTACTCGAAGAAAGACTCGGCAAATATCTGGCATAACTATCAGAAGATATTTGAAGAAATGCTTCCGGCACTGGTTTACGAGTTTGATTCCGGAAGGTATTACCATCCCTCCTCTCCTACTTACGGCTGGGGCCGGAAAGAAAGCTTGACGCACGACGACAGTCATTACTGGGGTGTTTGGTGGGGAATGGAACCCTTCAGTGTTTACAGAAAAAAGATAGGGCATTTTATGTCGGAATATGGTTTCCAGGGATTCCCAAGCATGCAAACCATTGATTCTTTCACATCGCCGACAGATCGTTTTTTGTATTCTGATGTATTAAAAGTACATCAGAAACATCAGACAGGATTTGAAACCATACAAACTTACCTGGAACGCGACTACCGTCAGCCTAAAGATTTTGAGAGTTATACCTATGTGAGCCAGCTTTTGCAGGCAGAAGGAATGCGTACTGCAATAGAAGCTCACCGCCGGGCAAAACCTTACTGCATGGGAACGCTTTACTGGCAGTTGAATGACTGTTGGCCAGTGGTTTCCTGGTCGTCCGTTGACTATTTGGGGAGATGGAAAGCATTACATTATTTTGCAAAGAAAACCTATGAGAATGTGATTCTTTCTACCGTAGAAGAAGGCGGAAAAGTGAATGTGTATGCCGTTTCCGACCGCTTACAGGATTTACCTGCAAAACTGGAACTGAAACTAATGGATTTCGACGGAAAGGTTTATAAAAAAATCATTCAGCAGGTGAATGTTCCGGCAAACAGCAGCAAAATACTCTTTACTTTCAGTGCAGACGAATATATTGATAGCAGCTTAAAAAATAACATTTTATTACAGGCAAACCTTTCCAACGACGATGCAGTAATTGCAAAAAATATCTTTTATTTCCTTCCTATAAAGAAACTTAACCTGCCCAACCCGGAGATAAGCTATACAATAGTGCCCCATGGCGACGGTTTTCAAATTAAATTGAAATCGAAGAATTTGGTAAAGAATGCTTTTCTTTCTCTTTCGAAGGGAAAGGGATTCTTTTCGGATAATTATTTTGATATTTTGCCCGGCGAAGAAATCATTATTACCTATCACACCCAAGATATGATAGAAAATATAGATAAAAAGATTAAAATTGCATCTGTTTTTAGTAGTTATTAG
- a CDS encoding GH92 family glycosyl hydrolase has translation MKKYSNHKYKILTSAVIIIQIILVTFSTTGNHFSSNSNHPILSGNPTKYVNPFIGTGGHGHTYPGASVPFGMVQLSPDTRLDGWDGCSAYHHSDTIIYGFSHTHLSGTGCSDYGDILLMPTVGKVFWKRGSPKNMAEGYCSSFSHENEEASAGYYSVLLNKGHVKAELTATARCGLHCYTFPESKNANIIIDLSHRDKVLDSYIHFSKTDEIEGYRRSQAWADNQIVYFVAKFSKPFDRSTIAVNDQLNSYLNETNGKNVKASVSFITNKGEQILVKVGISAVSMENARLNMEKEIPGWNFKDVRNNAEESWNKELSKITVEGGSNDQKEVFYTALYHALLSPNSYSDVNGEYLGRDFKAHKTENFDYYTVFSLWDTYRALHPLLTITDRKRTSDFINTFIKQFEQGGKLPVWELAANETDCMIGHHAIPVIADAYLKGVSGFDAEKALNAMVSSAMLDERGGKAYREVGFLSTDDDGESVSKTLEYAFDDWCIAQMAKKMKKEDIYKEFIQRAQSYQNLYDPSTGFMRAKVNGGWYFPFDSKEVNSNYTEANAWQYTFYAPQDISGMMQLFGGKDKFAQRLDDLFTTKSEISGREQPDITGLIGQYVHGNEPSHHMAYLYNYAEQPWKTQAMVHRIMKEMYTAAPDGLCGNEDCGQMSAWLVLSAMGFYPVTPAADEYAIGTPMFKKVTLHLENGKDFSIEAKNLDANNYYIQSATFNGKAYNKCFITYEMIEKGGKLIFNMSTQPNKEWGKEVPVAEIRDNKVVAVPFVKEGKRTFADSMQVELGCITHSARIHYTLDGSTPSIASPVYEEPLVIKNTTTLKAFAEAPDYFPSKIITSFFGKRKSGVTIKLNSKYNPQYAAGGNEALIDGLKGNTNFHTGLWQGYEGVDLDVVVDLGKETPVEKISINFLQDQGAWIFMPKKVDFYVSKDGSTFLNAETVNNPVSEKQDGGIIHTFAMGYKNTTVRFIKIVAQNRGVCPEWHPGAGDKSWLFADEITIE, from the coding sequence ATGAAAAAATACAGCAATCACAAATACAAAATATTAACCTCAGCGGTTATTATAATCCAGATAATTCTTGTAACTTTTTCCACTACCGGTAACCACTTTTCTTCAAATAGTAATCATCCTATACTTTCCGGTAACCCTACAAAATATGTCAACCCCTTTATCGGAACCGGTGGACATGGACACACCTACCCTGGTGCAAGTGTACCTTTTGGCATGGTGCAGTTAAGCCCGGATACCCGCCTTGATGGCTGGGATGGCTGTTCAGCTTATCATCACAGCGATACGATAATTTACGGTTTCAGCCACACGCATCTTAGCGGTACCGGTTGTTCCGACTATGGCGACATTTTGCTGATGCCAACAGTTGGCAAGGTATTTTGGAAAAGGGGCAGTCCTAAAAACATGGCAGAAGGATATTGTTCCTCTTTTTCTCATGAAAATGAAGAAGCTTCCGCCGGTTACTATAGTGTCTTGTTAAATAAAGGACATGTAAAAGCAGAACTTACAGCAACTGCACGCTGCGGATTGCATTGTTATACTTTTCCGGAAAGTAAGAATGCCAATATCATCATTGATCTTTCGCACCGCGATAAAGTGTTGGATTCTTACATTCATTTTTCCAAAACAGACGAGATAGAAGGTTATCGCCGGTCGCAGGCATGGGCTGACAACCAGATAGTATATTTTGTTGCAAAATTTTCCAAGCCTTTCGACCGTTCGACCATCGCTGTCAACGATCAGTTAAATTCCTATCTAAATGAAACTAACGGAAAAAATGTAAAAGCATCTGTAAGTTTTATCACCAACAAAGGAGAACAAATCCTGGTGAAAGTTGGGATTTCTGCTGTAAGCATGGAAAATGCAAGATTGAATATGGAAAAAGAAATACCGGGCTGGAACTTTAAAGATGTGCGAAACAATGCCGAAGAAAGCTGGAATAAAGAACTGAGTAAGATTACGGTAGAAGGTGGTTCCAACGATCAGAAAGAGGTGTTTTACACAGCACTTTACCATGCTTTGCTTAGCCCCAATTCATATTCGGATGTGAATGGAGAATACCTTGGCAGAGATTTTAAAGCCCATAAGACGGAAAACTTTGATTATTACACTGTTTTTTCGCTTTGGGATACCTATCGTGCACTGCATCCTCTGCTCACCATTACCGACCGCAAACGCACTTCCGATTTTATCAACACCTTTATTAAACAGTTCGAACAAGGAGGCAAATTGCCGGTATGGGAGCTTGCCGCCAACGAAACTGATTGTATGATAGGGCATCATGCCATTCCGGTAATTGCTGATGCTTATTTAAAAGGAGTTAGTGGTTTTGATGCAGAAAAAGCACTCAATGCAATGGTTAGTAGTGCTATGCTGGATGAAAGAGGCGGAAAAGCATACCGTGAAGTGGGTTTTCTGAGTACCGATGATGATGGCGAATCTGTTTCCAAGACTCTTGAATATGCTTTCGATGACTGGTGCATTGCCCAGATGGCAAAAAAAATGAAAAAAGAAGATATTTATAAAGAGTTCATACAGCGTGCACAGTCCTATCAAAATCTTTACGATCCATCTACCGGATTTATGCGGGCTAAAGTAAATGGAGGCTGGTATTTCCCTTTTGACTCTAAAGAAGTGAATAGCAATTACACCGAAGCCAATGCCTGGCAATATACTTTTTACGCCCCACAGGACATCAGCGGAATGATGCAACTTTTTGGTGGTAAAGACAAATTTGCTCAACGTTTGGATGATCTTTTTACTACCAAATCAGAAATCTCAGGACGAGAACAACCCGACATTACAGGTTTAATCGGTCAGTATGTGCATGGAAACGAACCCAGCCACCACATGGCTTACCTGTACAACTACGCGGAACAACCCTGGAAAACCCAGGCTATGGTACATCGCATCATGAAAGAAATGTACACAGCCGCTCCCGATGGGCTGTGTGGCAACGAAGATTGCGGGCAAATGTCGGCATGGCTTGTTTTAAGTGCCATGGGATTTTATCCGGTAACTCCGGCAGCAGATGAATATGCTATTGGAACCCCCATGTTTAAAAAAGTTACTCTGCATCTCGAAAATGGAAAAGACTTTTCTATCGAAGCTAAAAATTTAGATGCCAATAATTACTACATACAGTCAGCTACTTTTAACGGAAAAGCTTATAATAAGTGTTTTATCACCTATGAGATGATTGAAAAAGGTGGAAAACTGATTTTTAACATGAGCACCCAGCCTAACAAAGAATGGGGAAAGGAAGTTCCGGTAGCAGAGATTCGCGATAATAAAGTGGTAGCAGTACCTTTTGTAAAAGAAGGCAAACGAACTTTTGCCGATTCCATGCAGGTAGAACTTGGCTGCATAACCCATTCTGCACGTATTCATTATACACTTGATGGTTCAACACCTTCCATTGCTTCGCCAGTTTACGAAGAGCCATTGGTAATTAAAAATACTACCACGTTAAAAGCTTTTGCAGAAGCTCCGGACTATTTCCCAAGTAAAATCATCACCTCTTTTTTTGGAAAGCGTAAATCCGGTGTTACTATCAAACTAAACAGCAAATACAACCCTCAATATGCTGCCGGTGGTAATGAGGCTCTTATTGACGGGCTGAAAGGGAATACTAATTTCCATACCGGTTTATGGCAAGGTTATGAGGGCGTTGATTTAGATGTAGTAGTTGATCTCGGTAAAGAAACCCCAGTAGAAAAAATTTCCATTAATTTTCTTCAGGATCAGGGAGCATGGATTTTTATGCCTAAGAAAGTTGATTTTTATGTTTCGAAGGATGGCAGTACATTTCTCAATGCCGAAACTGTAAACAACCCTGTTTCTGAAAAACAGGATGGCGGTATTATTCATACATTTGCAATGGGCTACAAGAACACTACCGTCCGCTTTATTAAAATAGTTGCCCAAAATCGTGGCGTTTGCCCTGAATGGCATCCGGGTGCTGGTGATAAAAGCTGGCTTTTTGCAGATGAAATAACCATTGAATAA
- a CDS encoding PAS domain S-box protein — protein sequence MNYEEIFHISPEAMLIINAEGKITECNSKTVQLFDYTNKEEIVGKYLLSFVVDSHKNYFAEKFNIANTETCSTTIEFFLIKKDGSEFISEISCHPIFNDSAQFTGHIIIIREITLRKKMEEEIMQSQEKFEKIFNNLLIVFFQVDMENIITEISPSVTLFAGYSREELIGTPVSQFYYNPEDRDIYINLLQKKEMLIEYEIQFKRKDNSVIWVSLNSHWIKDSENNIIGTEGTMHDISRRKAIEEKVKQQYRNIEFLSESATGFVAMSSTDNIYSYICNRISLLFPNYFIAANSFDAKTGILTNEVYTTGTPKVQEYFDLIKNYLPDFTVDLNAHPKAYAHLLTAKVFKLESNIQNTTFFHLPDKVIRILNRVVEVTDVYRVGIAWHNELYGNLTLVVKKDEILPVKTIEAFTNQCAIAFQRRFSEIALKKSEEQYKTLIVSMGEGVGIVNTNEIFVFTNPMAEAIFDVEKGKLIGRSILDFIDKEQISFVKSQTNHRSVGGKDSYELKIKSELGEEKVILVTATPQYDNNKQFIGTFGIFRDITIRKKQEEQIKKYSKELQEANATKDKFFSIIAHDLRSPFQSIKGLADLLYEDFEETDPDEMKTFLKSIRDTADNTYKLLLNLLEWANIQRGNIVYNPVSLDIAILVREAFVLLDVQTTPKNIKLVSLIQSGTIVLADERMLQTIIRNLVSNAIKFSYPKSEIILECQNTGNNKVEIRVKDNGIGMDEETVNDLFNIARKARTEGTANEKGSGLGLILCKEFIEKHNNTLWVSSRQGAGTTFHFSLDTP from the coding sequence ATGAATTACGAAGAAATTTTTCATATTTCGCCCGAAGCCATGCTTATTATAAATGCTGAAGGCAAAATAACCGAATGTAACTCAAAAACCGTTCAGTTATTTGATTATACCAATAAAGAAGAAATAGTTGGTAAATACCTGCTCAGCTTCGTTGTAGATTCGCATAAAAACTATTTTGCCGAGAAATTTAATATTGCCAACACAGAAACATGCTCTACAACAATTGAGTTTTTTCTGATAAAAAAGGATGGTAGCGAGTTCATCTCTGAAATAAGTTGCCATCCTATTTTTAATGACTCCGCGCAATTTACAGGGCATATTATTATTATTCGTGAGATTACGCTCCGTAAGAAAATGGAGGAAGAGATAATGCAGAGCCAGGAAAAGTTTGAAAAAATATTTAATAATCTGCTAATCGTCTTTTTCCAGGTTGATATGGAAAATATCATAACCGAAATCAGCCCGTCTGTTACCCTTTTTGCAGGTTACTCACGGGAAGAACTCATAGGAACACCGGTTTCGCAGTTTTATTACAACCCTGAAGACAGAGACATATATATTAACCTTCTTCAAAAAAAAGAAATGTTGATAGAATATGAAATACAGTTTAAGCGCAAAGATAATTCCGTAATTTGGGTATCCTTAAACTCGCATTGGATCAAAGACAGCGAGAATAATATCATAGGTACCGAAGGAACCATGCACGATATAAGCCGACGAAAAGCCATCGAAGAAAAAGTAAAACAACAATACCGAAACATTGAATTTCTCTCCGAATCAGCTACAGGTTTTGTTGCCATGAGCAGTACCGATAATATCTATTCCTACATTTGTAACCGGATAAGCCTTTTATTTCCCAATTATTTTATTGCAGCCAACTCATTCGATGCAAAAACCGGTATATTAACTAATGAAGTGTACACTACAGGTACTCCCAAAGTACAGGAATATTTTGATCTTATAAAAAATTACCTTCCGGATTTTACCGTTGACCTTAATGCTCACCCCAAAGCGTATGCCCATTTATTAACCGCAAAGGTTTTTAAGTTGGAAAGTAACATCCAAAATACTACATTCTTTCATTTACCCGACAAAGTAATAAGGATTTTGAACAGAGTCGTCGAGGTAACCGATGTATATCGTGTTGGAATTGCATGGCATAACGAATTGTACGGCAATTTAACACTTGTTGTAAAAAAAGATGAAATTCTTCCAGTTAAAACAATAGAAGCCTTTACAAACCAATGTGCAATAGCCTTCCAGCGCAGGTTTTCCGAAATTGCCCTCAAAAAAAGCGAAGAACAGTATAAAACCCTGATTGTATCAATGGGTGAAGGAGTAGGAATAGTAAACACAAACGAAATATTTGTTTTTACTAATCCCATGGCTGAAGCAATTTTTGACGTAGAAAAGGGGAAGTTAATCGGCAGAAGCATTTTAGACTTTATTGATAAAGAACAAATATCATTTGTTAAATCGCAAACCAACCACAGATCTGTCGGCGGAAAAGACAGCTACGAATTAAAAATTAAAAGCGAGCTTGGCGAAGAAAAAGTCATTTTGGTAACAGCCACTCCGCAATACGACAACAACAAACAATTTATCGGGACATTCGGTATTTTCAGGGATATTACCATCCGTAAAAAGCAGGAAGAACAAATTAAAAAATATTCCAAAGAATTACAGGAAGCCAACGCCACCAAGGATAAATTCTTTTCAATAATTGCCCACGACCTGCGAAGCCCATTCCAATCCATTAAAGGACTGGCTGATTTGCTATATGAAGATTTCGAAGAAACCGATCCGGATGAAATGAAAACTTTCCTGAAAAGCATCAGGGATACGGCTGACAACACGTATAAATTACTGCTAAATTTACTCGAATGGGCAAATATACAACGCGGAAATATTGTGTATAATCCCGTCAGCTTAGATATTGCTATCTTAGTAAGAGAAGCCTTTGTTTTGCTGGATGTACAGACTACCCCAAAAAATATCAAATTAGTTTCTCTTATTCAGTCTGGAACAATTGTTCTTGCCGACGAACGTATGCTGCAAACCATAATTCGCAATCTGGTATCGAATGCCATCAAGTTTTCGTACCCCAAATCGGAAATAATTCTTGAATGTCAAAATACCGGAAACAATAAAGTAGAAATTCGTGTGAAAGATAATGGAATTGGGATGGATGAAGAAACTGTAAACGACCTGTTCAATATTGCCCGTAAGGCACGTACCGAAGGTACTGCCAACGAAAAAGGAAGCGGACTGGGGCTTATCCTGTGCAAAGAATTTATCGAAAAACACAACAACACCCTTTGGGTAAGCAGTCGGCAGGGTGCAGGAACAACCTTCCATTTTTCTCTCGACACGCCATAA
- a CDS encoding DUF6051 family protein: MQYSSLYRELKSVFSLENNAMAVNTSGATIHMLPFTSRFGNSSGIGNDNRTAIDDFYNINDEDIIENKEFRYPVFVPGTGKKYKRAILLLHGLNERSWLKYLPWGYYLAIKTGVPVILFPIAFHMNRSPQMWSNPRAVMPLLIRRNHSVARASMTTIANVALSERLSEDPLRFMLSGWQSAEDVICLLEQTKSGKHPFLEKNADIDLFTYSIGSFLGQILMLANPANLLQQSRMFLFCGGSLFSQMNGVSRLIMDETAFRKIYHFYMCDLQTQIRQRHPFFVHLQQTSLGNAFISMIRESNRRTFREHTIAKLHDKIQAICLKNDSVIPATGIIQTLGIHGKPPFCNVEVFDPPFPYSHETPFPVANPGLSPLVDTAFAHVFEKASGFLN, from the coding sequence ATGCAATATTCATCACTATACCGGGAGTTAAAATCTGTTTTTTCTTTAGAAAATAATGCAATGGCAGTGAACACCTCCGGAGCCACAATACATATGCTGCCTTTTACTTCACGATTCGGGAATTCGTCTGGAATCGGCAATGATAACCGTACAGCCATAGATGATTTTTACAATATCAACGACGAAGATATTATTGAAAACAAAGAATTCCGCTATCCGGTTTTTGTTCCCGGTACGGGTAAAAAATACAAAAGAGCCATACTGCTACTGCACGGACTTAATGAGAGAAGCTGGCTGAAATATTTGCCATGGGGATACTACCTGGCTATAAAAACAGGAGTTCCCGTAATTTTATTTCCCATTGCTTTTCACATGAACCGTTCGCCGCAGATGTGGAGCAACCCCAGAGCCGTTATGCCCTTGCTCATCCGCAGAAATCATTCAGTTGCCAGGGCATCTATGACGACCATTGCCAACGTAGCTTTGAGCGAACGATTGTCGGAAGACCCGTTGCGTTTCATGCTTTCGGGCTGGCAAAGTGCAGAAGATGTGATATGTCTGCTCGAACAAACTAAAAGTGGAAAGCATCCCTTCCTTGAAAAAAATGCGGATATTGACCTGTTTACCTATTCAATAGGCTCGTTTTTAGGGCAGATTCTCATGCTGGCAAATCCCGCTAACCTTTTGCAGCAAAGCCGGATGTTTCTTTTTTGCGGAGGCTCGCTTTTCAGCCAAATGAACGGCGTTTCGCGGTTAATAATGGACGAAACGGCTTTCCGGAAGATTTACCATTTTTACATGTGCGATTTGCAAACCCAAATACGCCAACGACACCCGTTTTTTGTGCATTTACAACAAACATCTTTGGGTAACGCGTTTATTTCCATGATAAGAGAAAGCAACAGGCGCACTTTCAGAGAACACACAATTGCAAAACTGCACGACAAAATACAGGCTATCTGCCTCAAAAACGACAGTGTGATACCTGCCACAGGAATAATACAAACCCTCGGTATCCACGGTAAGCCACCCTTCTGTAACGTGGAAGTTTTCGACCCGCCATTTCCCTATTCACACGAAACGCCATTTCCAGTTGCCAATCCTGGGCTTAGTCCCCTTGTTGACACCGCTTTCGCCCATGTTTTTGAAAAAGCTTCGGGATTTCTTAACTAA